A region of Phyllostomus discolor isolate MPI-MPIP mPhyDis1 chromosome 15, mPhyDis1.pri.v3, whole genome shotgun sequence DNA encodes the following proteins:
- the BECN2 gene encoding beclin-2 has product MSLLRFFCQRCYQPLRRTQSGEALGPDTSQEPAASKLPSAHWEPRDAPEEGSTSTMETDVQNGASGRTHPGNSRVSGPCSGIFTLLGKLSSGRTLHSIQLSVQGTFDILSGEGDGDQALCQECTDNLLEHLDSQLLTSESDVQAYKRRLERVDEDRREALQEELKDAEREEARLVRELEETEKNRERAAAALEAAKAETQLQEQQERQYRRDYSQLLWQQLDLSDELQSVENQLRYAQAQLAWLEKTNAWRATFEIRDDGPLASINSFRLGCLPAVPVGWGEISAAWGQAALLLLALSRKVGLQFRRFRLIPCGTRSRLQYLSKDSIELPLFFHQGRGGPSCREFDRAMLAFLDCMQQFKKEAERGEEPGVCMPCRVHARQGLIEEPGASGECYSIRSESNTEERWSKALQLVLTNLKGGLDWVSSRYCQK; this is encoded by the coding sequence ATGTCCTTGCTGCGCTTCTTTTGCCAGCGCTGCTACCAGCCCTTGAGGCGGACTCAGTCCGGCGAGGCCTTGGGCCCTGACACCAGCCAAGAACCTGCAGCTTCGAAGCTGCCCTCAGCTCACTGGGAGCCGAGAGACGCTCCAGAGGAAGGCTCCACCTCCACCATGGAGACAGATGTACAAAACGGTGCCTCTGGCAGGACCCACCCTGGCAACAGTAGGGTGTCCGGGCCCTGTTCCGGCATCTTCACCCTGCTTGGGAAGCTGAGCTCCGGGAGAACTCTCCACAGCATCCAGCTGTCCGTTCAGGGCACCTTCGACATCCTTTCTGGCGAAGGAGATGGGGACCAGGCCCTGTGTCAGGAGTGTACTGACAATCTCCTGGAGCACCTGGACAGCCAGCTCCTGACCTCCGAATCGGATGTCCAGGCCTACAAACGCCGTTTGGAGCGAGTTGACGAGGACCGGAGGGAGGCGCTGCAGGAGGAGCTGAAGGACGCGGAGCGGGAGGAAGCGCGCCTGGTCCGGGAGCTGGAGGAGACGGAGAAGAACCGAGAGAGAGCAGCTGCGGCTCTGGAGGCCGCGAAGGCGGAGACCCAGCTGCAAGAGCAGCAGGAAAGGCAGTACCGGCGGGACTACAGTCAGCTGCTGTGGCAACAGCTGGACCTGTCTGACGAGCTCCAAAGCGTGGAGAACCAGCTGCGGTATGCCCAAGCCCAGCTAGCCTGGCTGGAGAAAACCAACGCCTGGAGGGCCACGTTTGAGATCCGAGATGACGGCCCCTTGGCCAGTATCAATAGCTTCAGACTGGGCTGCCTGCCCGCTGTCCCCGTGGGCTGGGGAGAGATCAGTGCGGCCTGGGGGCAGGCCGCCTTGCTGCTCCTGGCCCTGTCTCGCAAGGTCGGTCTGCAGTTCCGGAGGTTCCGGCTCATCCCCTGCGGGACCCGTTCCCGTCTGCAGTATTTAAGCAAGGACTCCATTGAGCTGCCCCTGTTCTTCCACCAGGGGCGGGGCGGTCCCTCGTGCCGCGAGTTCGACCGCGCCATGCTGGCTTTCCTGGACTGCATGCAGCAGTTCAAGAAGGAAGCCGAGCGAGGCGAGGAGCCCGGCGTCTGCATGCCCTGCCGGGTGCACGCGAGGCAAGGCCTGATCGAGGAGCCCGGGGCCAGCGGGGAATGCTATTCCATCAGAAGCGAGTCCAACACGGAGGAGCGGTGGAGCAAGGCCCTCCAGCTCGTGCTGACAAATCTCAAGGGCGGTCTCGACTGGGTCTCCTCAAGGTATTGTCAAAAATAG
- the EXO1 gene encoding exonuclease 1 has product MGIHGLLQFIKEASEPIHVRKYKGQAVAVDTYCWLHKGAIACAEKLAKGEPTDKYVGFCMKFVNMLLCHGVKPILVFDGCTLPSKKEVEVSRRERRQANLLKGKQLLREGKVSEARECFTRCINITHAMAHKVIKAARAQGVDCLVAPYEADAQLAYLNKAGIVQAIITEDSDLLAFGCKKVILKMDQLGNGLEIDQARLGMCRQLGGVFTEEKFRYMCILSGCDYLSSLRGIGLAKACRVLRLANNPDIVKVIKKIGYYLKMNITVPEDYIKGFIRANNTFLYQLVFDPIRRKLIPLNDYGDDIDPGTLSYAGRYIDDSIALQIALGNKDINTFEQIDDYNPDTAMPAQARSRSWDDRTCQKPSNTGSIWHRNYCPRLEPDVVPAAARPKGNPSTVGIEQVISTKGLNLPRKPSSLKRPRSEGLSEDELLGQYSPSFPKKTKRNGCDGSKSLSSSRVRMPDLLDATAVQKSLSAPPAARNKFAAFLQRKNEESGAVVVPGTRSRFFCNSLDSTDCLSKKASSQPLGETAVADKKTSLSESDCLEGTKLGDLSESDSLEEKKPVDLNESDSLEGEKLGDLNESDSLEGEKLGDLNESDSLEGEKLGDLNESDSLEDKKLVNLNESDCLGGKKLGDLSESDSLEGTKLVDLSESNCLEGTKLGDRNVAHDSSDQTPGNVTVLAGEESQYFKTSKFTRTVSPPTLGTLRSCFSWSGSLRDFARTPSPSPSTTSHRFQRKAGSPGSQPEPKTPDVSSQVTSGESGDDAHPSRDVGRPSQSPESVELSPLSLSASELSQPSSKDFDSEESDCNFKSLNNQGNQKSKLHLSHISKKDTLLRNKVSGLYKSSSLDSLSTTKIKPLAPARASGLSRKPAGIQKRKHHNAENRPGLQIKINELWKNFGFKKDSEKLPSCKKPDPLSPVKDNIQLTPETEEEIFNKPEGTRVQRAIFQ; this is encoded by the exons ATGGGAATACACGGGTTATTGCAGTTTATCAAAGAAGCTTCCGAACCCATCCACGTGAGGAAGTATAAAGGCCAGGCAGTCGCTGTGGACACGTACTGTTGGCTTCACAAAGGAGCCATTGCTTGTGCCGAAAAGCTGGCCAAAGGTGAACCTACCGATAA GTATGTAGGATTTTGTATGAAATTTGTAAATATGTTACTGTGTCATGGGGTCAAGCCCATTCTCGTATTTGATGGGTGCACTTTACCTTCTAAGAAAGAAGTGGAGGTGTCCAGGAGAGA AAGACGGCAAGCCAACCTTCTCAAGGGAAAGCAGCTTCTCCGAGAGGGGAAGGTCTCTGAGGCCAGAGAGTGTTTCACCCGCTGCATCAACATCACACACGCGATGGCGCACAAAGTGATTAAA GCTGCTCGGGCCCAGGGCGTCGACTGCCTCGTGGCGCCCTATGAAGCGGACGCGCAGCTGGCCTATCTCAACAAAGCCGGCATTGTCCAAGCCATAATTACGGAGGACTCGGACCTGCTCGCGTTCGGCTGCAAAAAG gtgattttaAAGATGGACCAGTTGGGAAACGGACTGGAAATCGACCAGGCCCGGCTGGGCATGTGCAGACAGCTGGGTGGGGTGTTCACAGAGGAGAAGTTCCGCTACATGTGCATCCTGTCGGGCTGCGACTACCTCTCTTCACTGCGTGGGATCGGGCTGGCCAAGGCCTGCCGAGTGCTCCGCCTGGCCAACAACCCCGACATTGTGAAG GTTATCAAGAAAATCGGATATTATCTCAAGATGAATATAACAGTACCAGAAGATTACATCAAAGGATTTATTCGGGCCAACAATACCTTCCTCTATCAGCTAGTTTTCGATCCCATCAGAAGGAAACTCATCCCTCTGAACGACTATGGAGATGACATTGACCCTGGAACCCTAAGCTATGCTGGGCG GTATATTGATGATTCTATAGCTCTTCAAATAGCACTTGGAAACAAAGATATAAATACTTTTGAACAGATTGATGACTACAATCCAGACACTGCTATG CCTGCCCAAGCAAGAAGCCGTAGCTGGGACGACAGAACGTGTCAGAAGCCATCCAACACTGGAAGCATCTGGCACAGGAATTACTGCCCCCGACTGGAGCCGGATGTTGTTCCAGCCGCTGCAAGACCGAAGGGCAACCCAAGCACTGTGGGCATCGAACAGGTGATCAGCACCAAAGGTTTAAATCTCCCCAGGAAGCCGTCCTCTCTGAAGAGACCAAGAAGTG AGGGGCTGTCGGAGGACGAGCTGCTGGGTCAGTATTCCCCTTCGTTTCCGAAGAAGACCAAGAGAAACGGCTGCGATGGTAGTAAGTCACTGAGCTCGTCCAGAGTGCGCATGCCCGACCTGCTGGACGCCACTGCTGTTCAGAAGAGCTTAAGCGCGCCCCCCGCGGCCAGGAATAAGTTCGCAGcgtttttacagagaaaaaacgAGGAGAGCGGCGCAGTCGTGGTTCCAGGGACCAGGAGCAG gttTTTTTGTAATTCTCTGGATTCTACGGACTGTCTGTCAAAGAAAGCAAGCAGCCAGCCTCTAGGTGAAACTGCTGTCGCAGACAAAAAGACCAGTCTAAGTGAATCGGATTGTCTGGAGGGCACGAAACTGGGTGATCTAAGTGAATCAGATAGTCTGGAGGAGAAGAAGCCGGTTGATCTAAATGAATCAGATAGTCTGGAGGGAGAAAAGCTGGGTGATCTAAATGAATCGGATAGTCTGGAGGGAGAAAAGCTGGGTGATCTAAATGAATCGGATAGTCTGGAGGGAGAAAAGCTGGGTGATCTAAATGAATCAGATAGTCTGGAGGACAAGAAGCTGGTCAATCTAAATGAATCGGATTGTCTAGGGGGCAAGAAGCTGGGTGATCTAAGTGAATCGGATAGTCTGGAGGGCACGAAGCTGGTAGATCTAAGTGAATCCAATTGTCTGGAGGGCACGAAGCTGGGTGATAGGAATGTTGCACATGACTCAAGTGACCAGACTCCAGGTAATGTAACTGTGCTTGCTGGTGAAGAGTCCCAGTACTTTAAGACCAGCAAATTCACAAGGACTGTTTCACCACCCACCCTGGGGACACTAAGAAGTTGTTTTAGTTGGTCTGGAAGTCTTCGAGACTTTGCAAGAACCCCGAGCCCCTCTCCAAGCACCACATCGCATCGGTTCCAGAGAAAGGCTGGCTCCCCCGGCTCCCAGCCTGAGCCCAAGACGCCCGATGTATCGTCTCAGGTGACGAGCGGCGAGTCCGGGGATGACGCGCATCCCTCGCGTGACGTCGGGCGGCCGTCACAGTCCCCGGAGAGTGTGGAGCTGTCACCGCTCAGCCTGAGTGCATCGGAACTTTCTCAGCCTTCGAGTAAGGACTTCGACTCAGAG GAATCTGATTGCAATTTTAAGTCACTCAATAATCAAGGTAATCAGAAATCCAAGCTACATTTATCTCACATTTCAAAAAAAGACACTCTTCTAAGGAACAAG GTTTCCGGGCTGTATAAATCCAGCTCTCTGGACAGTCTGTCTACAACCAAGATCAAACCCCTGGCACCCGCCAGAGCCAGTGGGCTGAGCAGGAAGCCAGCCGGCATCCAGAAGAGGAAGCACCACAATGCCGAGAACAGGCCTGGATTACAGATAAAAATCAACGAGCTCTGGAAGAACTTCGGATTTAAAAA AGATTCTGAAAAGCTTCCTTCATGTAAGAAGCCAGATCCTCTGTCTCCAGTCAAGGATAATATCCAACTAACTCcggaaacagaagaagaaatatttaacaaaCCAGAGGGCACGCGTGTTCAGAGAGCAATATTCCAGTGA